The nucleotide window tgttttcagttcatctcagtatgttataatttttatagtttttttccaaacagtaccaaaatgtttagaatagtttaaataaatagaactagagaagaaacagagaggaattaatgaacaagggccttttgtcaactGGGTCTAGAGTatcaaatctttggtcactaagagtcagttgatctgtctggagacatcataccagaaagatataccttctgcgtgtggtaataaataattaaagttcatagttaaatcgtttttatattattgacacaatccctatccataattcAATATCCTAGAAGCGTTGACATTAGATGAATTCCAACTACATCagaatcattaaattttgcgTCAATAATTTCCGACACTCTTCAGATCCCATAAATTGGATCAGCAATTAATCAAGAATACTGTTCGCCAATTAGCGCATCAGGCAATCAGGACAGCATCCAGAGTGACGGAGTTAGCAACTCTATATACGACGGTTTCGAAACCTATCCAGATCCATATCTGCAAGATCCCACGAAAAATGCACAACTGATGTGCACCAAGCTCCACACGACAGTTTCAAATCCATCCAAAAGAACCACTTACCAGTCGGTTTTGGAACATTCCTCTTGACCTGCATCCACTTGTACGTAGGCACTTGCGCCGGTTGTTGATGACCCTGAACATGCGGCAAAGTCTGTTGTCCCTGATGATGATGACTAGGTACACCGTGTAGAGTAGACTGCTGCAAACAACTGTGATAACCACCGCCGTCAGTGCTTTCCTCCTTATAATTAATCGTCTGATACTCCTGTCTAATACCATGGGATTGACTGTATCCAATGACATCCTGGGGCACCTGATGGTGGTAATTACCGGTCGTTGACTGGACCCCGTGATGATTGATTTGATAATCCTCATTGTGATGACTAGAATGAAGCTGTTGGCCCGACAAGTGCTGAATGTGATGGTATCCCTGGTGATGCTGATCAGCATTCGAACAACTTGACGAATAGTTGGCGTAGTCCAAATTCGTGTAGCTAAGACCATTCTCGGATGAGATAATAGCCGTTCCGTCGTCGGGCAAACTTGGACCAGCTGAGGTTGAATAATAACCTTGAGGTGGTGTACCAGATACACCTGAACCACTCGAACCTGATTCAGGAGTTATATAAATATCAGGTGTACTGACATATGGAGATATCGAGGCTTGTGGATAGTACGGATTTGTCAATTCTGGTGACTGTACTCCAGATTGTGGTATCTGATGACTCGTATGTAAACTGTAGTATGAGTCTGGTTTACCATAGCTACCATACATACCCAtatccatcatcatcatcctcaCGGTCAGGTAGGGACATCAATAATCTTTCTcttttaatgatttattttacgaTTTCGTTCGATACGAGACAACTTCCGTTAACCACATCGACCAACACCTGTCGTCGGCATTTTTAACGTacaataaatttgaatatcCCGTCGAAAATGGTCACTGGACAGTGGAAACAATGAGATTGGAATTGACTATCTCGAGTCGAATCGACGGCAATTTCGTGGAGAATGACCTGTCAACACTTGCACACTAAAAGTCACTAGGATTTGTCGAACTCAGGGATGTATAAATAATTAGTTTTTGCTATTTCAATCACTGAAACCTTTCAAGGTCTTCAGCATCACAAGGGTCAAACACATTAACTGATAATGTTCTTTGACATCACCTCCAATTTCTTTATTATTCACATGTTTTTGCAGCACGAAACACTTATTCACTTGAAATTTATTGCTTGATTGGTGTAATTTGAGATAATTAAGGAATTTCCAGATAACCcggcgtgtgaacgatgttATTGtttagatagaaaaaaaatgtggatgtATCACTGGGTACAATCGCTTCGGTATCCTGAAGCTGACTGTTGTTTGACGGAGGCAGGTAAGAGCTTTCGGGGGTTACCAGCGCGTTCCCAGGTGATATCAGGGCAGGACCTTGGCGGGTAATCCCCACTTTTTTTCCCATACCTGCGCAGTATGTGACCAGTTAGATGGGTGGGATCGGTTCTTTTCTCGACCAATGGAGGTGGGTTTATTCGATAAATGGGCAGGGCTAACTCGCCAATTGCTGGGAATATTCTCGCCTACCATCCGAGTAAGACCTTGATGGATCGGTTCTTGATTGTAtatatatttcaagttttttttttatattttttgttttcatcggttttttccttcatttttatctGACACGGTGCAGTTGACACTTATCGGTTGGTGGCCTTGCTCGATCCCGATGTGGGGAATTTTTTGGCGGTTTTTCGTGTGACGCACCtgtcttttttattttgccaTTCCGTCAATTCATCGAGTATTGAGAGCACTTGGTGTGAGTGTACGAAAATTAATACTATGTCCATGTCGGTGTTTTCTAGTTTTTCTTAGAAAAGCATCAGGAAAGGGAGAATGATTTAAtatagaaagagagagagagatgaatgAACGAGGAGCTTTTTGTCAAAATTTTGGTTACTATGAGTtttttaaaccatttttttatt belongs to Diachasmimorpha longicaudata isolate KC_UGA_2023 chromosome 10, iyDiaLong2, whole genome shotgun sequence and includes:
- the LOC135166647 gene encoding homeobox protein Hox-A1 isoform X2; amino-acid sequence: MMMMDMGSSGSGVSGTPPQGYYSTSAGPSLPDDGTAIISSENGLSYTNLDYANYSSSCSNADQHHQGYHHIQHLSGQQLHSSHHNEDYQINHHGVQSTTGNYHHQVPQDVIGYSQSHGIRQEYQTINYKEESTDGGGYHSCLQQSTLHGVPSHHHQGQQTLPHVQGHQQPAQVPTYKWMQVKRNVPKPTAPKAPSNNGDYNSVQLTSVPSNYSSPAGTVNCLTVGNLPGMSGGFNNTGRTNFTNKQLTELEKEFHFNKYLTRARRIEIASTLQLNETQVKIWFQNRRMKQKKRMKEGLIPSDSSVPSGICGARSSSNSPTGSNLDVGVSFLPNFPNENSRESMNSSKD
- the LOC135166647 gene encoding homeotic protein labial isoform X1; the encoded protein is MMMMDMGMYGSYGKPDSYYSLHTSHQIPQSGVQSPELTNPYYPQASISPYVSTPDIYITPESGSSGSGVSGTPPQGYYSTSAGPSLPDDGTAIISSENGLSYTNLDYANYSSSCSNADQHHQGYHHIQHLSGQQLHSSHHNEDYQINHHGVQSTTGNYHHQVPQDVIGYSQSHGIRQEYQTINYKEESTDGGGYHSCLQQSTLHGVPSHHHQGQQTLPHVQGHQQPAQVPTYKWMQVKRNVPKPTAPKAPSNNGDYNSVQLTSVPSNYSSPAGTVNCLTVGNLPGMSGGFNNTGRTNFTNKQLTELEKEFHFNKYLTRARRIEIASTLQLNETQVKIWFQNRRMKQKKRMKEGLIPSDSSVPSGICGARSSSNSPTGSNLDVGVSFLPNFPNENSRESMNSSKD